The DNA segment cacaccatcACACTGTAGCCCACACGCTTAAACTGATCATCCAGGTCTAACCAGCAGTCACAGCAGAGGGCTCATCCACTTACGTATATCATCCAGGTCCAGGTCATCGTACAGGAATTCGTTCTCCTCAAAGTCCGGGTCTTGGGAAGAGTCGATGTAGTACTCCACGTCGTCCTTGATCTTCTGGATGGAGTCCACCTGGACAGAGTCGTTGTCCAGCATGCGTAGGATGGTCTCCAGCATGCGGATGTGGTACCTGTGCCTTTCGATCAAGCGCTTGAGCTCCTCAATGCGATCCTGTTTCTACGGAACAGCCAAGGAGAAAGGCACAGGTGGTTTTGAAGCTGCTCTGGAAACGTTTTTTAACAAAACAGCACAAACGAGTACAGACAGCAACCGCAGAGGTGCATGACGGGAAGTCGGAAAGAAACTGACCTCTTTGtctcctttcttttttcttgtttGTACCGACAGGCTCTCCACCTCACTCTCAAACTGGTCCACCTGCATGTTTAGAGTGTCTATCGTGTTCTGCAGAAAGGAGATAATTATGAGGTGAGAAGTGAGGGGCAGCTTTCCCCTCTGGAGGGTTTAGGCAGAGGCCTCACCGTGAGCCAtgttcctgtctcctccttctccctctgggCAGGGTCCACCTTCTGAGCCAGCCCCAGGCCTTCTTTCGAGTAGGCTTTTGTTTTCGTCTCCCTTTCCACCACCTTAAATCGCTCCATTTGCTAATAAGAGAGAACAGAAACCTTGATCcttatgttttttgttttttacacacacacacacacacacacattaaatgacttattttgctaATTTACGAATCATCAATGACAACCAAACATTTTCAATGTTGATAAGGGTTTGAGGTTTAGATCGTTACCGTTTCAATGAGTTTGCGATTCTCCACTAGTTGTCTTTTGTCTTTGATCTCGTTTGAGGCCACCCATGTCTTAATCTGATCCCTCAATCGCTAGAAAGAAACGTTTATCACCAATTATTAACATTTAAGGCCAGACATAAACACATAATGAATATGGCCACAATTCAAGTTTGTTTGCTTActtgtaatttttttatttctttttttaggTCTGCCTCGTATTTTTCCTTCTGATTTGCATTGGCTGCATTGTGGAGCTGAAAAATAAAAAGTAATGTTACACAAATAATTGTACACTTCTCCATAACATGTGCATCTACCACTGAGTACTCCTTACCTTTTGCCAAATATCCTCAAATTGTTCTACACCTTCTGCTACCTTTTTCAAACATCTGTCGATTTCACCTGGTAGAACAAAGAGGGCCTCATTTGAGCTCATTACGTGGTTCTGAATGTGGGATAATGTTTCAGAACATGTTATTTGAGAAAGGTCCAACTTCACAGTTCAGCAGCACACGTATCAATATTGTCAGCTTCTATAGTCTAGCTAGGTGATGTCAAAAGTGGGGTGAGCAGTGAAGTCAATGTTCACGTCCATCATGGCTTgtcaaagaacataccttgaagTTTTCTCTTGTCAGCCATGGCTTTAACTACGACGATGTCCTCATTCcgtctgacagagagagggggaaacatCACATTACCAAAAACAGCACAATGTGCACAAAGAAACAATGAACTTGCCCAGCTGACGATATATAATAATTTGAGTATTCCCTCTTCAACTACTAATAGCTAGCTACAATAACAACTtcaaacaacaagcctgttatGTGATGCTAGCTATAATTTGGCCATTTCAAGATAAGGAAAATGTATCCGATGTAAGCGACGTTTACCCCATTGAAGCTTGTTTGCTATCACACGCTAACGTGACATGCTCGTTAGCTAACTGGCTATCTTGCAAGCTAGTTTCGATAGCCAACTCATTTTCAATGCTATTAACTAATTGCATGCATATGCATAAGATTAAAAGAATGAAGTCATATTAATGTCGTATCGTTATCGttttatgttgttttttgtAACTAGCTGAGTGCTAACAATTTGTAGCTTGTTGGCTAGCTACTGTATTGACAATGCTCGCTCGCAGCttagctaaaatagctagctggctagctagaaTTTCAGGAAAATAAGGGAAACTAGGTCAACCCGACCAGCTAAATTCACACTTGTTTTCGACATTTACCTAGGGTTAGGGCTTTTCGTTTGTCTTTTTCAAATACAATCAGAACAAATTCCCCAAAGTCTTCTTTACTTCcaattttttgttttcttttcgcCAATCTGACTGTACTCTAAAGATGGACGGCAGCTAAATCCCACCCCCAAATTTAGATTCCGCCCTAAATCTTACCTTCGATCTAAGATTGGACAGTTTCAACATCCGCAATTTAAAATTCCAGTGATTGGCTTATCAGTTTGCGATAAATTAGGATTGACGAATGAATGCAGAACATACATTTCAGACAGCACAACATTAAAAACAATAGCATTAACACACCGACTCTAGGTCAGATGTGACATGAAGAAAATTCACACAACAGTTAATGCATCATAGCAACATCCAAAAGTTAATTTGGGCCTATCAATCAAAATAACCTTCAAAATcttttattgtaaaaaaaagaaatccccATATAGTCTTCAACATTCAACACATCTGCATAAATCTCACTACATCAGTCATTACAACTTTGACcataagatctttagaccagtaaCCAACAGTGTGCATTCAGGCTTTACAGACTCCTCTGGACTGCTGCAAGAAGAGTTATAAATCAAGAAGAGCATAACACTGAAATCCTGAACAGAACCAGGGAAGGTTTCCAAACGAAGGGAACGCCCAGGAGTATAAACTCAAACCACAGTTTGTGTCCTCGACACCATGTCCATTCAGCTGACAGTCCAAGCATCTGATTTCTGCACCACATGTCCTGACAGTTGGCTATGACCTTGGTCAGTGAGACAGAGAAGTTGGGCTGGGAAATTCACCAAACTGTGCCTCGGCCAACTGGGACATATCTGCTTCAGTCTGTGGAGAGGAGCGAGAGTCAgatggggggtcaggtggctgagcggttagggaatcgggttagtaatctgaaggttgccagttcgattcccggccgtgccaaatgacgacgtgtccaaggcacttcaccctacttgcctcggggggaatgtccctgtacttactgtaagtcgctctggataagagcgtctgctaaatgactaaatgtaaaacaaaagcAGTGAGGAATTCTTCCAGCGGTTTAATTTGATTTACTTTACCTACCTGTgggtctctttccctctccagtTTTGGGACTCGATGCCTTTTCTTTTTGGGTCCTGTTTGTTGGAGAGCCACAAGGGGCGGCGAAGAGCCAGGAATGCCATTCAACCTCTCATCTTCGGCTGTAGCCAAAGAGTCTAAATGGGAACTAGACTCATCCTGAAAGGCAAGACAAAACAAAATTTGTTTTTGTCGTGATTCTTGAGCATCGAGTTAGAATGGCAAGAGTCTTATTTACATAGATACAGGCTTTTGATAATGAATACCTCAAGCACTATCGTGAGATGAGAATGTCTGTAGTCATCGCCATGGGCATCCAGTGTCTTCATTAGAAACCTGCAGATGGGAATTGTGTTATATCATGAGCAAGGGTCAACGCCCGCTATCAAAATATAACCCAACCTAATTTttaccttctctctttcttcatgcGGCGCGTTAGAGCTTGAACCTGGTGAAGCCGACCCAGCAGTTTCTCATTCACCTAGGGAAACGTTGAGCAAAAACTTCATCTTATATAATTCATCGGGTTACGTGATGGATTTTTATTGTGGACTGGGAATACGAAACACCATCCCGTGTACGAAAGATCGTCACTGACCTGTTCGACTTCTTTACACCACCTGCTCAGCGCCAGACATTTTCTTTTATTGagttctttcctctcttcctcctcctcctgcccaggTCTCGACGCCCCACCTTCAAGCAGTTCATTGCCTCCTGGGCCCAGCTCTACCTAGTGATAATGATATTACTACTTAGCAGATAACAACGCTACAATTATACAAACAAACTAGCTAACAGGTCTTTGAGTCTTAATGTAACTTCTGGGAATGTGGAAAGTTAGGATTCAACTGAAGCTGTCATTCTGAATTCAAAGCTGACAACTGATATAAGGTGTTATACTTTCCCACTTCAATAATCATGTTTCTACTATATACACCCATGCCATTACACTTACCTCCCCAGGACCTAACTCAACGCCACCGGGTTCCAACTCTGCTTCAAGAATGTGGCCCCCAAAAAGAGGGGGCAAAGCCAGTCCAGAAAAATCCTCCATCATCTGAAAATAGAAGGGCACAAAATGGGAAATTGAGTCGGCGACTGAAAGGCATGTGCCTTGCGTCACTTACTGACGCCAAGATCAAGAATCATTGGTATTCTATTTTACACTCGGGACGGGTCTTATTTTCAGTCGTGAGTGATGCGGCTAGTAGCGTTTTAAATATCCAAAGTATATCAAAGTATCCAACCAAAGTATCGGAGTCTAGGCTAATTGTATTGTTGACGAGACAACAGTCAGGGGTTCCACAGGCGTTAATGTCTCGTAGCTAACTACACCGAGAAGAGATAGCCAGTTAGCTAGACTAGAGCTACACAAAAAAGACAGCAGTCAGCTGACTTCACTCAAGTCACTGCAATAATTGAATACTGTACGAGCTAGCTATACTTTAGCTAGTACCCAACTTTGATTATTCAATCCACACTACCTACCTTTCTGTCCGTTCACGCTACCCGCTCAACAACGTACCAAAACAGAGCTATCCACTCATTAGCTACTATGCTAACTaggtagctagtgctagctagcttgttCGTTTGCTATTGACGCTCCTGGAAGACTTTACATTTTCCAAGCTACTCAGTTTGCATATATTATATGGATGACTAGTACATGTGGAACGTCAAAGACACTAACACTGTGGGAACTTTACCCCATCCATTGACTGCCAAGCTCAAGGAATCATTGGTCTTTTCTTATTTCACACCCCCAACGGTCCATTTTTTTGGTCGTGATAGGCGCAAAATAAATACGTCATTTTATAACTCAACTACACTTCCCATGATTCCAATCCACAATAGACTACAGAGGACAACATGGCTGGTTGGTGAAATTTGTCTTTCTTCGTATCAAGCAGGCAGCGTATTGTAGATTTAC comes from the Osmerus eperlanus chromosome 7, fOsmEpe2.1, whole genome shotgun sequence genome and includes:
- the tfpt gene encoding TCF3 fusion partner isoform X2, giving the protein MMEDFSGLALPPLFGGHILEAELEPGGVELGPGEVELGPGGNELLEGGASRPGQEEEEERKELNKRKCLALSRWCKEVEQVNEKLLGRLHQVQALTRRMKKERRFLMKTLDAHGDDYRHSHLTIVLEDESSSHLDSLATAEDERLNGIPGSSPPLVALQQTGPKKKRHRVPKLERERDPQTEADMSQLAEAQFGEFPSPTSLSH
- the tfpt gene encoding TCF3 fusion partner isoform X1, with the translated sequence MDGMMEDFSGLALPPLFGGHILEAELEPGGVELGPGEVELGPGGNELLEGGASRPGQEEEEERKELNKRKCLALSRWCKEVEQVNEKLLGRLHQVQALTRRMKKERRFLMKTLDAHGDDYRHSHLTIVLEDESSSHLDSLATAEDERLNGIPGSSPPLVALQQTGPKKKRHRVPKLERERDPQTEADMSQLAEAQFGEFPSPTSLSH
- the tfpt gene encoding TCF3 fusion partner isoform X3, which produces MDGMMEDFSGLALPPLFGGHILEAELEPGGVELGPGEVELGPGGNELLEGGASRPGQEEEEERKELNKRKCLALSRWCKEVEQVNEKLLGRLHQVQALTRRMKKERRFLMKTLDAHGDDYRHSHLTIVLEDESSSHLDSLATAEDERLNGIPGSSPPLVALQQTGPKKKRHRVPKLERERDPQVD